One window from the genome of Deinococcus arcticus encodes:
- a CDS encoding ATP-binding protein, translating into MVLGTEDATPVAFWFSVLPGASVQMDDLVAVRTRKPDGSAVQFYGIVDHVRTRHEGVSFDSDVQDVVAGLLPASVSYAARVLVTRVDPEDFIPPQPGDEVRHATGESLRLALSADKMDYAFAGGLLADGQVLPVNYQFVNGESGGHINISGISGVATKTSYALFLLHSIFRGGVLNTRGEGHNTRALIFNVKGEDLLFLDQPNRRVADKEGTVQGRKGWAQGRYARLGLPVEPFRDVQFLAPPRPGAGAIVPDVEQRAAGVVPFVFTLREFAAGRMLPYVFSDAAASLNLGFVIGNVEEKLARLAGSDTTPYLTVEDWQPEQDVLLDENVRFDELGKTRLETFSQLIAYLEFKLLDQNDGEGDPKWVLKQNQGTLRAFIRRLRGVQKHLSPLVRGDLSPQQAQGYRPDLLRKGIQTTVVDIHKLGAHAQGFVVGVLLRELFEHKEKYGRQDTIFVVLDELNKYAPREGSSPIKDVLLDIAERGRSLGIILIGAQQTASEVERRIVSNAAIRVVGRLDLAEAERPEYRFLPQSFRSRAGILQPGTMLVSQPDVPNPVLVNYPFPAWATRKDEVDDLGGRAAQDVAEDWLR; encoded by the coding sequence ATGGTGCTGGGCACCGAGGACGCCACGCCCGTGGCCTTCTGGTTCTCGGTCCTGCCGGGCGCCAGCGTGCAGATGGACGATCTGGTGGCGGTGCGCACCCGCAAGCCCGACGGCTCGGCGGTGCAGTTTTACGGCATCGTGGACCATGTGCGCACCCGGCACGAGGGCGTGAGCTTTGACAGCGACGTGCAGGACGTGGTGGCCGGACTGCTGCCGGCCAGCGTGAGCTACGCGGCGCGCGTGCTGGTCACCCGCGTGGACCCCGAGGATTTCATTCCCCCCCAGCCCGGCGACGAGGTGAGGCACGCCACCGGCGAGAGCCTGCGCCTGGCCCTCAGCGCTGACAAGATGGACTATGCCTTTGCCGGCGGGCTGCTGGCCGACGGGCAGGTGCTGCCGGTGAACTACCAGTTCGTGAACGGGGAATCCGGGGGGCACATCAACATCAGCGGGATTTCGGGAGTGGCCACCAAGACCAGTTACGCGCTCTTTCTGCTGCATTCCATCTTCCGGGGCGGCGTGCTGAACACGCGCGGCGAGGGCCACAACACCCGCGCGCTGATTTTCAACGTCAAGGGCGAGGACCTGCTGTTTCTGGACCAGCCCAACCGCCGCGTGGCCGACAAGGAAGGCACCGTGCAGGGGCGCAAGGGCTGGGCGCAGGGCCGCTACGCCCGGCTGGGCCTGCCGGTCGAACCCTTCCGCGACGTGCAGTTTCTGGCGCCCCCCAGGCCCGGCGCCGGGGCCATCGTGCCAGATGTGGAGCAGCGCGCCGCCGGGGTGGTGCCGTTCGTGTTTACCCTGCGCGAATTTGCCGCCGGGCGCATGCTGCCCTACGTGTTCAGCGACGCCGCAGCCAGCCTGAACCTGGGCTTCGTGATTGGCAATGTGGAGGAAAAGCTGGCGCGACTGGCGGGCAGCGACACCACACCGTACCTGACCGTGGAAGACTGGCAACCTGAACAGGACGTGTTGCTGGATGAGAACGTGCGCTTTGACGAACTGGGCAAGACACGCCTGGAAACCTTCTCGCAGCTCATCGCCTACCTGGAATTCAAACTGCTGGACCAGAACGACGGCGAGGGCGACCCGAAGTGGGTGCTCAAGCAGAATCAGGGCACGCTGCGCGCCTTTATCCGCCGCCTGCGGGGAGTGCAAAAGCACCTCTCACCGCTGGTGCGCGGGGACCTCAGCCCGCAGCAGGCACAGGGCTACCGCCCGGACCTGCTGAGAAAAGGCATCCAGACCACGGTGGTGGATATCCACAAGCTGGGCGCCCACGCCCAGGGCTTCGTGGTGGGCGTGCTGCTGCGCGAGCTGTTCGAGCATAAGGAAAAGTATGGCCGCCAGGACACCATTTTCGTGGTGCTGGACGAGCTGAACAAGTACGCCCCGCGTGAGGGCAGCAGCCCCATCAAGGACGTGCTGCTGGACATCGCCGAGCGTGGCCGCTCGCTGGGCATCATCCTGATCGGCGCGCAGCAGACTGCCAGCGAGGTGGAGCGGCGCATTGTGTCCAACGCGGCCATCCGCGTGGTGGGGCGCCTGGACCTGGCCGAGGCCGAGCGCCCCGAATACCGCTTTCTGCCCCAGAGCTTTCGCAGCCGCGCCGGGATTCTGCAGCCCGGCACCATGCTGGTGAGCCAGCCGGACGTGCCCAACCCGGTGCTGGTGAATTACCCCTTTCCGGCCTGGGCCACCCGCAAGGACGAGGTGGATGACCTGGGTGGCCGCGCCGCGCAGGACGTGGCCGAAGACTGGCTGCGGTAA
- a CDS encoding DNA double-strand break repair nuclease NurA has protein sequence MRIRLDPWPVDTFEGQLTLKPFAGLVFDVETDRWAAVPTRGIPGSLREVVVVDGKPRMEARLLMDDEAGELHLAAFGAYVVGAVSLCPHGTRQAELQGVRARRVLAYSADVPLEPTRLSPLNPHTGVLDYEPHAFRGRQVEGPRGQVQRLMLDDEHALSQHYASAMPQEEGETDALPETLVLQDGPVRLGRGGSAVVGYVKTLHTDYLGADRIGLLSELRCGERTPILRFRVGDRGGQVSDAEGREQRFTWYVRLCDAPFYQHPLAGIMRLEMHAPEDSAFVPRAVQSVADLSGALLHRLGSKLHKDARAPQNLIPTAALEHAMSRSMGSLELVTRRIRAHLVGQGVLA, from the coding sequence ATGCGCATTCGTCTGGACCCCTGGCCTGTGGACACTTTTGAAGGACAGCTGACCTTAAAACCCTTCGCCGGCCTGGTCTTCGACGTGGAAACGGATCGCTGGGCAGCTGTACCCACGCGCGGCATTCCAGGGTCGCTGCGCGAGGTGGTGGTGGTGGACGGCAAGCCGCGCATGGAAGCCCGCCTGCTGATGGATGACGAGGCGGGCGAACTGCACCTGGCCGCATTTGGGGCTTACGTGGTGGGCGCCGTGAGCCTGTGCCCCCACGGCACCCGGCAGGCCGAGTTGCAGGGCGTGCGGGCCCGCCGGGTGCTGGCCTACAGTGCGGACGTGCCGCTGGAACCCACGCGGCTCAGTCCCCTGAACCCGCACACCGGCGTACTGGACTACGAACCGCACGCCTTTCGCGGGCGCCAGGTGGAAGGGCCGCGCGGGCAGGTCCAGCGCCTGATGCTGGATGACGAACACGCCCTGAGCCAGCACTACGCCTCTGCCATGCCGCAGGAGGAGGGCGAAACCGACGCCCTGCCCGAAACGCTGGTGCTGCAGGATGGTCCAGTGCGTCTGGGGCGGGGCGGCAGCGCCGTGGTGGGCTACGTGAAAACCCTGCACACCGACTATCTGGGCGCCGACCGCATCGGTCTGCTGAGCGAGCTGAGGTGCGGGGAACGGACTCCTATTCTGCGTTTCCGGGTGGGCGACCGGGGCGGGCAGGTCAGTGACGCCGAGGGCCGCGAGCAGCGCTTCACGTGGTACGTGCGCCTGTGCGACGCGCCGTTTTACCAGCACCCACTGGCGGGCATCATGCGGCTGGAAATGCATGCACCGGAAGACAGCGCCTTTGTGCCCCGCGCCGTGCAGTCGGTGGCCGATCTATCGGGCGCCCTGCTGCACCGGCTGGGCAGCAAACTGCACAAAGATGCCCGCGCGCCGCAGAACCTGATTCCCACCGCCGCCCTGGAACACGCCATGAGCCGCTCCATGGGCAGCCTGGAACTGGTCACGCGGCGCATTCGCGCCCACCTGGTCGGTCAGGGGGTCCTGGCGTGA
- a CDS encoding Crp/Fnr family transcriptional regulator, with protein MTYVATATQPIPADLHRTVRRGQTLYYAGDSAPSLYRLDSGLMRAVRLTPQGRNLTVRHIRPGDIFGEECLQGQSRGHQVVALTDAVLTPIHPEHLGAAELWDLTRSLGAQLQRMMTDGVHIQDGDLRERIARYLLNLADSTLGGQHADGTRYVRATHELIAEGTGATRESVSKLIGEMRDDGLLSPAYRCLTLTDEEGLRLLSGYHG; from the coding sequence ATGACCTACGTTGCCACCGCCACCCAGCCGATTCCCGCCGACCTGCACCGCACCGTGCGCCGGGGTCAGACGCTGTACTACGCGGGAGACAGTGCTCCCAGCCTCTACCGCCTGGACAGTGGGCTGATGCGCGCTGTGCGCCTGACCCCACAGGGCCGCAACCTCACGGTGCGCCACATTCGTCCCGGCGACATTTTTGGTGAGGAGTGCCTGCAGGGCCAGAGCCGGGGGCATCAGGTGGTGGCCCTGACCGACGCCGTGCTGACCCCCATTCACCCCGAGCACCTGGGTGCCGCCGAGCTGTGGGACCTGACCCGCAGCCTGGGCGCGCAGCTGCAGCGCATGATGACCGACGGTGTTCATATTCAGGACGGCGATCTGCGCGAGCGCATTGCCCGCTACCTGCTGAATCTGGCCGACAGCACTCTGGGCGGGCAGCACGCCGACGGCACCCGCTATGTACGCGCCACCCACGAACTGATTGCCGAGGGCACCGGCGCCACCCGCGAGAGCGTGAGCAAGCTGATTGGCGAGATGCGTGACGACGGGCTGCTGAGCCCCGCCTACCGCTGCCTGACCCTGACTGATGAAGAGGGTCTGCGCCTGCTGAGCGGTTACCACGGCTAA
- a CDS encoding histone deacetylase family protein — MVPFSPARHTGGVTAHPYRAWSPAAFTFPLPDGHRFPAYKYEGVRQLLSAHLPVLDTPALAWADAAQVHDPHWLRRWRRGEVSAAEERAFGLPWSPGVVERARRAAGGSLAALHDALAVGWGANLAGGTHHAFADRAEGFCLLNDAALLTRHALDRGLARRVAVLDLDVHQGNGTAALLAGEARAFTLSVHGERNYPFRKEQSSLDLGLGDGVTDAEYLAVLRAQVLPALDAFRPDLLLYLAGVDVLAGDRFGRFALTLAGVRERNRAVLRWARAADIPVVTMMAGGYNRDHALTVQAHASVVLDGLEVLG; from the coding sequence ATGGTGCCCTTCAGTCCTGCGCGCCACACTGGGGGCGTGACCGCCCACCCGTACCGGGCCTGGAGCCCCGCTGCTTTCACCTTTCCACTGCCCGATGGCCACCGCTTTCCCGCCTACAAATACGAGGGGGTGCGGCAGCTGCTTTCGGCGCACCTGCCCGTGCTGGACACGCCGGCTCTGGCCTGGGCCGACGCCGCGCAGGTGCACGACCCCCACTGGCTGCGGCGCTGGCGCCGGGGCGAGGTGAGCGCGGCCGAGGAACGCGCCTTCGGGCTGCCCTGGAGCCCCGGCGTGGTGGAGCGGGCCCGCCGGGCGGCTGGGGGCTCGCTGGCGGCGCTGCACGACGCCCTGGCCGTGGGCTGGGGCGCCAATCTGGCGGGCGGCACCCACCACGCCTTCGCCGACCGCGCCGAGGGGTTCTGCCTGCTGAACGACGCCGCGCTGCTGACCCGGCACGCGCTGGACCGGGGCCTGGCCCGGCGGGTGGCGGTGCTGGACCTGGACGTCCACCAGGGCAACGGCACGGCGGCGCTGCTGGCCGGGGAGGCGCGCGCCTTTACCCTGTCGGTTCACGGTGAGCGCAACTATCCTTTTCGCAAGGAACAGTCCTCGCTGGACCTTGGCCTGGGTGACGGCGTGACCGACGCCGAGTATCTGGCGGTGCTGCGCGCCCAAGTGCTGCCGGCCCTGGACGCCTTTCGCCCGGATCTGCTGCTGTACCTTGCCGGGGTGGATGTGCTGGCGGGCGACCGCTTTGGCCGCTTTGCCCTGACGCTGGCCGGCGTGCGCGAACGCAACCGCGCGGTGTTGCGCTGGGCCAGGGCCGCTGACATCCCGGTGGTCACCATGATGGCCGGCGGCTACAACAGGGACCACGCCCTGACCGTGCAGGCCCACGCCAGCGTGGTGCTCGACGGCCTGGAGGTGCTGGGGTAG
- a CDS encoding MFS transporter, producing the protein MSARAPWNRNERLGIANGWAVFLGDGFLSVSVVVTAFAAKLGAPNWVIGLLPAIAAGGWMLPQLLVAARVRALPYKLPVYRSAALVRTATYVAMVLTAALLSHQPALCLTLFILAMSLNALASGVSGLPFLEVVSKTVTPERRPRFFATRNLYGGLLAFGAGLLVRAILGSDLAFPLNYALIFALGTAAFTFGYWIFGRVDEPADPPQSPHGTRAELRAIPETLRDGHFRAFLNVRLLLAAGSMAEPFFAVYALRELNYAPAALGVFVMALTGAAPLSNVVWRRVAERKGSRRLIRYATVFAGLAPLWALTVGVLGLSAWAYLGVFLLSSVANQGFNLGHTNHLLNIAPEHARSRYIGTLNTLVGAALFTPVAAGLLADGLGYGPVFVLSALLCAAAWWRCGWLRRDA; encoded by the coding sequence ATGTCGGCCCGCGCTCCCTGGAACCGCAACGAACGCCTGGGTATTGCCAACGGCTGGGCGGTGTTTCTGGGCGACGGCTTTCTCAGCGTGTCGGTGGTGGTCACGGCCTTTGCGGCCAAGCTGGGCGCGCCCAACTGGGTGATTGGCCTGCTGCCCGCCATTGCCGCTGGCGGCTGGATGCTGCCTCAGCTGCTGGTGGCTGCCCGGGTGCGCGCCCTGCCGTACAAGCTGCCGGTGTACCGCTCGGCGGCGCTGGTGCGCACCGCCACCTACGTGGCGATGGTGTTGACCGCCGCGCTACTGAGCCACCAGCCCGCGCTGTGCCTCACGCTGTTCATTCTGGCCATGAGCCTGAACGCTCTGGCCTCCGGGGTCTCGGGGCTGCCGTTTCTGGAAGTGGTCAGCAAGACCGTGACCCCGGAGCGGCGCCCGCGCTTCTTTGCCACCCGCAACCTGTACGGCGGCCTGCTGGCGTTTGGCGCGGGGCTGCTGGTGCGCGCCATCCTGGGTTCGGACCTGGCTTTTCCACTGAACTACGCCCTGATCTTTGCCCTGGGCACCGCCGCCTTTACCTTCGGCTACTGGATTTTTGGCCGGGTTGACGAGCCCGCCGACCCGCCGCAGTCACCCCACGGTACCCGCGCCGAACTGCGCGCCATTCCCGAGACGCTGCGCGACGGGCATTTCCGCGCCTTTCTGAACGTGCGCCTGTTGCTGGCGGCCGGCAGCATGGCCGAGCCCTTCTTCGCGGTCTACGCCCTGCGAGAGCTGAATTACGCGCCGGCCGCCCTGGGGGTGTTCGTGATGGCCCTGACCGGCGCCGCGCCCCTGTCCAACGTGGTGTGGCGCCGCGTGGCCGAACGCAAGGGCTCGCGCCGCCTGATCCGCTACGCCACGGTCTTTGCCGGGCTGGCACCGCTGTGGGCCCTGACCGTGGGGGTATTGGGCCTGAGCGCCTGGGCGTACCTGGGCGTGTTTCTGCTGTCCAGCGTGGCGAACCAGGGCTTCAATCTGGGCCACACCAATCACCTGCTCAACATTGCCCCGGAACACGCCCGCAGCCGCTATATCGGCACGCTGAACACGCTGGTGGGCGCCGCCCTGTTCACGCCAGTGGCGGCAGGCCTGCTGGCCGATGGCCTGGGCTACGGCCCGGTGTTCGTGCTGAGCGCCCTGCTGTGCGCGGCGGCGTGGTGGCGCTGCGGCTGGCTGCGGCGGGATGCGTGA
- a CDS encoding amino acid ABC transporter ATP-binding protein has protein sequence MTPGPLAAAPMIDVRDVHKHFGTFHALRGVSLSVRPGEVVVVIGPSGSGKSTFIRTINALDPHDQGQITVDGIPLNGRQNLDAIRREVGMVFQSFNLFPHLTVLENITLAPTRVRKTSRADAEARGLELLRRVGIEEQAHKYPAQLSGGQQQRVAIARALAMDPKVMLFDEPTSALDPEMIKEVLDVMKELARSGMTMLVVTHEMGFAREVADRILFFDQGAIVEDTTPEAFYQNPQHERAKAFLGKILGH, from the coding sequence ATGACGCCAGGCCCGCTCGCCGCTGCCCCCATGATTGACGTCCGGGACGTTCACAAGCACTTTGGGACCTTTCATGCCCTGCGCGGGGTCAGCCTGAGCGTGCGCCCCGGCGAGGTTGTGGTGGTCATTGGGCCCTCGGGCAGCGGCAAGAGCACTTTTATCCGCACCATCAACGCGCTTGACCCCCACGACCAGGGGCAGATCACGGTGGACGGTATTCCCCTCAACGGCCGCCAGAATCTGGACGCCATTCGCCGGGAAGTGGGCATGGTGTTTCAGAGTTTCAATCTCTTTCCGCACCTGACCGTGCTGGAGAACATCACCCTGGCGCCCACCCGCGTGCGCAAGACCAGCCGCGCCGACGCCGAGGCGCGCGGCCTGGAGTTGCTGCGCCGCGTGGGCATTGAGGAACAGGCCCACAAGTACCCGGCCCAGCTGTCCGGCGGCCAGCAGCAGCGCGTGGCGATTGCCCGCGCGCTGGCCATGGACCCCAAGGTGATGCTGTTTGACGAGCCCACCAGCGCCCTGGACCCCGAGATGATCAAGGAAGTGCTGGACGTGATGAAGGAACTGGCCCGCAGCGGCATGACCATGCTGGTGGTGACCCACGAGATGGGCTTTGCCCGCGAGGTGGCCGACCGCATTCTGTTTTTTGACCAGGGCGCGATTGTGGAAGATACGACCCCGGAGGCCTTTTACCAGAACCCCCAGCACGAGCGGGCGAAGGCGTTTCTGGGGAAGATTCTGGGGCACTAA
- a CDS encoding TAXI family TRAP transporter solute-binding subunit, translating to MKTQTKIAAALLLGTTAVALAQGTTFLTIGSGSTTGVYFPVATGMAKMINDAGDGLRANARSTGGSVFNMQAIASGELDAAIAQNDVVYYAYKGTGLQAFQGKANTKLRTLAVLYPEVLHVVARKDSGIRSIADLKGKRVVIGDLGSGTELTARQVLEAYGLGFDDLGQALRVSPAQGITLMQDKRADALFYTVGVGASAISQIAQTVDVAMVPVSGNQAASLLKKYPFYVRFNIPAKSYKGVGATIPSVAVQATLVASTAVSDDAVYRTMKAVFANEGAVRGLHPSLATNFAYDKAVKGLPAPLHPGAVKFFREKGVTVR from the coding sequence ATGAAGACGCAGACCAAGATTGCCGCTGCCCTGCTGCTGGGCACCACCGCTGTGGCCCTGGCCCAGGGCACCACCTTTCTGACCATCGGTTCGGGCAGCACCACGGGCGTGTATTTCCCGGTGGCCACCGGCATGGCCAAGATGATCAACGACGCCGGCGACGGCCTGCGCGCCAACGCCCGCTCCACGGGCGGCAGCGTGTTCAACATGCAGGCCATCGCCAGCGGTGAGCTGGACGCCGCCATCGCCCAGAACGACGTGGTGTATTACGCCTACAAGGGCACCGGCCTGCAGGCCTTCCAGGGCAAGGCCAACACCAAGCTGCGCACCCTGGCCGTGCTGTACCCCGAAGTGCTGCATGTGGTGGCCCGCAAGGACAGCGGCATCCGCTCCATTGCCGACCTGAAGGGCAAGCGCGTGGTGATCGGCGACCTGGGCTCGGGCACCGAGCTGACCGCTCGGCAGGTGCTGGAAGCCTACGGCCTGGGCTTTGACGATCTGGGCCAGGCCCTGCGTGTCTCGCCCGCCCAGGGCATCACCCTGATGCAGGATAAGCGCGCCGACGCGCTGTTCTACACCGTGGGCGTGGGCGCCAGCGCCATCAGCCAGATTGCCCAGACGGTGGATGTGGCCATGGTGCCGGTCAGCGGCAACCAGGCGGCCAGCCTGCTCAAGAAATACCCCTTCTACGTGCGCTTCAACATTCCCGCCAAGAGCTACAAGGGCGTGGGCGCCACCATTCCCAGTGTCGCCGTGCAGGCCACCCTGGTTGCCAGCACCGCCGTCAGCGACGACGCGGTGTACCGCACCATGAAAGCGGTGTTCGCCAACGAGGGCGCGGTGCGCGGCCTGCACCCCAGCCTCGCCACCAACTTCGCCTACGACAAGGCCGTCAAGGGCCTGCCTGCCCCGCTGCACCCGGGCGCCGTGAAGTTCTTCCGCGAGAAGGGCGTTACCGTCCGCTAA
- a CDS encoding TRAP transporter permease — MSDPTRPLSTDPALTPPGTVMTEGERRALEIVEAAETGGRKVQGWQKTLVTLLAVGWCLFQMYAAWEGTLVPTTLRAVHLAFAFALAFLVFPFRKTPGRPQTRVPWGDWLLGLAATGSALYFVVEYVDIANNGGIRGDVPLDLLAGSGLVVLLLLSAWRTIGLAMPLISAAFILFAFMGAKGLIPAIQTPFHNGYTWPQLMGQLATNTEGIFGTALGVSAQIVFLFVLFGALFDKLGAGEWFMRVAQGLLGGFRGGAAKASIVSSGLNGIISGSSVSNVVTGGNITIGTMIRTGYSREKAGAIEVASSSNGQLMPPVMGAAAFIMAQNLNIEYRTLILAAAIPAFLCYGALLVVSHIEALKLGLKGIPRSELPRVRSAFASGWHYLLPLGYLIGTLTANPEATPERVALNTILLMLVMMFVQEAVLAARDGRGAGRGLLDGGRKIIEAFEAGARSMIGIAIATAAAGIIVGIVTITGLGFGMAEVVQAVSEGFRALLGGLFGAQVATFGAILIVLVMAQLIALVLGMGLPTTANYILMSALIVPIIATIAGLDTSNPAQMLPVHMFVFYFGIMADSTPPVALAAFAAAAISGGNPVATGVQAFQYELRTALLAYMMFFNPQLLLIAGGRLNGIGWTEALPMVLFAFIGLVAFSAATLRFLHRRTNLLQTLLLLVASFILIIPTSLIWNLGALGLLALVYFWQKAGSRREPPAQAPLAA; from the coding sequence ATGAGTGACCCCACAAGACCCCTGAGTACCGACCCTGCATTGACCCCTCCGGGCACTGTGATGACCGAGGGTGAGCGCCGCGCCCTGGAAATCGTCGAGGCGGCCGAAACCGGCGGGCGCAAGGTGCAGGGCTGGCAGAAAACGCTGGTGACCCTGCTGGCCGTGGGCTGGTGCCTGTTTCAGATGTACGCGGCCTGGGAAGGCACGCTGGTGCCCACCACCCTGCGCGCGGTGCATCTGGCCTTCGCCTTTGCACTGGCCTTCCTGGTGTTTCCGTTTCGCAAGACGCCGGGCCGGCCGCAAACCCGCGTGCCCTGGGGCGACTGGCTGCTGGGGCTGGCCGCTACCGGCAGCGCCCTGTACTTCGTGGTGGAGTACGTGGACATTGCCAACAACGGCGGCATCCGGGGCGACGTGCCGCTGGATCTGCTGGCGGGCAGCGGGCTGGTGGTGCTGCTGCTGCTCAGCGCGTGGCGCACCATTGGCCTGGCCATGCCGCTGATCTCGGCGGCCTTTATTCTCTTCGCCTTCATGGGCGCCAAGGGCCTGATTCCGGCCATTCAGACGCCTTTTCACAACGGCTACACCTGGCCGCAGCTGATGGGCCAGCTGGCCACCAACACCGAGGGCATCTTCGGCACCGCGCTGGGCGTCAGTGCCCAGATTGTCTTTCTGTTCGTGCTGTTCGGCGCCCTGTTCGACAAGCTGGGCGCGGGCGAGTGGTTCATGCGCGTGGCCCAGGGCCTGCTGGGGGGCTTCCGGGGCGGGGCGGCCAAGGCCAGCATCGTCAGCAGCGGCCTGAACGGCATCATTTCCGGCAGCTCGGTGTCCAACGTGGTCACGGGCGGCAACATCACCATTGGCACCATGATCCGCACCGGCTACAGCCGTGAAAAGGCCGGGGCCATTGAAGTGGCCAGCAGCTCCAACGGCCAGCTGATGCCCCCGGTGATGGGCGCGGCGGCGTTCATCATGGCCCAGAACCTGAACATCGAGTACCGCACCCTGATCCTGGCGGCGGCCATTCCGGCCTTTCTGTGTTACGGCGCGCTGCTGGTGGTCTCGCACATCGAGGCCCTGAAGCTGGGCCTGAAGGGCATTCCGCGTAGCGAATTGCCCCGGGTGCGCTCGGCCTTCGCTTCGGGCTGGCATTACCTGCTGCCGCTGGGCTACCTGATTGGCACGCTGACAGCCAACCCCGAAGCCACCCCCGAGCGCGTGGCCCTGAACACCATTCTGCTGATGCTGGTGATGATGTTCGTGCAGGAGGCGGTGCTGGCGGCCCGCGATGGGCGCGGGGCCGGGCGCGGCCTGCTGGACGGCGGGCGCAAGATCATCGAAGCTTTCGAGGCCGGCGCCCGGTCCATGATCGGCATTGCCATCGCCACGGCGGCGGCGGGCATCATCGTGGGCATCGTGACCATCACGGGGCTGGGCTTTGGCATGGCCGAGGTGGTGCAGGCGGTCAGCGAAGGGTTCCGGGCCCTGCTGGGCGGCCTGTTCGGGGCGCAGGTGGCCACCTTCGGCGCCATCCTGATCGTGCTGGTCATGGCGCAGCTCATTGCCCTGGTGCTGGGCATGGGCCTGCCCACCACCGCCAATTACATCCTCATGAGCGCCCTGATCGTGCCCATCATCGCCACCATCGCGGGCCTGGACACTTCCAACCCCGCGCAGATGCTGCCGGTGCATATGTTCGTCTTTTACTTCGGCATCATGGCCGATTCCACGCCGCCGGTGGCGCTGGCGGCGTTCGCGGCGGCGGCCATCAGCGGGGGCAATCCGGTGGCCACCGGCGTGCAGGCGTTTCAATACGAGTTGCGCACGGCCCTGCTGGCCTACATGATGTTCTTTAACCCGCAACTGCTGCTGATTGCCGGTGGCCGCCTGAACGGCATTGGCTGGACCGAGGCCCTGCCCATGGTGCTGTTCGCCTTTATTGGTCTCGTGGCGTTCAGCGCGGCCACCCTGCGTTTCCTGCACCGCCGCACCAACCTGCTGCAGACGCTGCTGCTGCTGGTGGCCTCGTTCATTCTGATTATCCCCACCAGCCTGATCTGGAACCTGGGCGCCCTGGGCCTGCTGGCCCTGGTCTACTTCTGGCAAAAGGCCGGCAGTCGCCGCGAGCCGCCGGCCCAGGCCCCGCTGGCCGCCTGA
- a CDS encoding AI-2E family transporter yields the protein MTLPDPGSRAPLRALRDASSVPELLRRLWGWPVTRLLAYLLLGLLALRVLSWMTHTLASVIVTVAVAYALAFLVNPMLAWLERRRIGRGVGVLVLVTLFAGLLTLLVATLTAQLRGLVESLPYLSLNLKNLLNTVLDWLARVPGTAGLRESLTRTIDEQTARLTADTGPLLERLVNSGPDVLGTLSSLVGWLGQVAFIITLALYFMFEYQRFGHAVMNLFPRRWQPTLYTLTEDISESFGLFLRGSLLTTLSCAVLATGGLLALGIPNALALGLLSALLNLVPYLGIVAAAALPMLEAIPQGSGKVGAVAVLYFLLNQLLGNVIGPIIMGRSAHLSPAAVLIALLVGLALAGVVGAILAIPLSILLKRWTERYWLRSNLYRGEKGMPAPVDGQ from the coding sequence GTGACCCTTCCTGACCCGGGCTCCCGCGCCCCGCTGCGCGCCCTGCGCGACGCTTCTTCTGTGCCTGAACTGCTGCGCCGGCTCTGGGGCTGGCCGGTGACGCGCCTGCTGGCCTACCTGCTGCTGGGCCTGCTGGCGCTGCGGGTGCTGAGCTGGATGACCCACACGCTGGCCAGCGTGATTGTGACGGTGGCGGTGGCCTACGCTCTGGCCTTTCTGGTCAACCCCATGCTGGCGTGGCTGGAACGGCGCCGCATTGGCCGGGGCGTGGGGGTACTGGTACTGGTCACGCTGTTCGCGGGCTTGCTGACCCTGCTGGTGGCCACCCTGACCGCTCAGCTGCGCGGGCTGGTAGAAAGCCTGCCCTACCTGAGCCTGAACCTGAAAAACCTGCTGAACACCGTGCTGGACTGGCTGGCGCGGGTGCCGGGCACGGCGGGCCTGCGCGAGAGCCTGACCCGCACCATTGATGAGCAGACCGCCCGGCTGACGGCCGACACCGGGCCCTTACTGGAACGCCTGGTGAATTCTGGCCCCGACGTGCTGGGTACCCTGAGCAGCCTGGTGGGCTGGCTGGGGCAGGTGGCCTTTATCATCACGCTGGCCCTGTATTTCATGTTCGAGTACCAGCGCTTCGGGCACGCGGTCATGAACCTGTTTCCCCGGCGCTGGCAGCCCACGCTGTACACCCTGACCGAGGACATCAGCGAGAGCTTTGGCCTGTTCCTGCGCGGCTCGCTGCTCACCACGCTCAGCTGCGCGGTGCTGGCCACGGGGGGCCTGCTGGCGCTGGGGATTCCCAACGCGCTGGCCCTGGGCCTGCTGAGCGCCCTGCTGAATCTGGTGCCGTACCTGGGCATCGTGGCGGCGGCGGCGCTGCCCATGCTGGAGGCCATTCCGCAGGGTTCAGGGAAGGTGGGCGCGGTGGCCGTGCTGTATTTCCTGCTCAACCAGCTCCTGGGCAACGTGATCGGCCCCATCATCATGGGCCGCAGCGCCCACCTGAGCCCGGCCGCCGTGCTGATTGCCCTGCTGGTGGGGCTGGCACTGGCAGGCGTGGTGGGCGCCATTCTGGCTATTCCCCTGTCCATCCTGCTCAAGCGCTGGACCGAGCGCTACTGGCTGCGCAGTAATCTCTACCGGGGCGAAAAGGGGATGCCCGCGCCAGTGGACGGCCAGTAG